Part of the Chitinophaga parva genome is shown below.
ATCTGGATGCCTACAGGGCGTTCCTGGTCAAAGATATCGAGCTTGCGCTTGCATTTGATGGCATCGCGGATGAGCCCTGCACTGGAAATAAACTCCGTGTAGAGCAGGTCGGCCCCATTCTCCTTGCATACCGCCCGGAAAGGCGGATCCGTAACATCTTCCATGGGTGCCAGCAGCAAGGGAAAGTCCGGCAGCTCAATATTTGCGATCTTGACCACTAAGGGAAAATTTTTTGCAAAGGTAGGGAATAATTGTCCTGGGTCTTAAGTCTTAGGCCCCAGGTACCAGGCCCTGCTTAGCAGGGGGAAGTACTTAAGACCTAGGACTTAAGTCCTGAGACCTGGAACCTAAAGCCAAGACCACCCACAATTCCTTACCTTTGCCCCATATGAAATTTGAACAGTACCACATTTCCCCGGATGTGAAGAAAAGCCTGGCGGAACTTGGATTTCGCCGGCCTACCGACATTCAGTACAAGGCTATTCCCTCTATTTTAAAAGGCGATGACGTGCTGGCCATTGCCCAGACAGGTACCGGCAAGACCGCCGCGTTTGCCATCCCGGTGCTGCACATGCTGCAACAGCAACGCCGCCCCACCGGGCGCAACGAGGTGCGTTGCCTGGTGATGGTGCCCACGCGGGAACTGGCCGTGCAGATATCTGGTGTATTCCAGCAATTGGGGCAGTATACGGAACTGAGCATCCTGGGATTGTTTGGTGGCGTAGAGCAGGCTGCCCAGGTGGCCCAGCTGAAGAAAGGCGTGGATGTGCTCATTGCCACCCCCGGCCGCATGTTCGACCTGATCAACCAGGAACATATTGACCTAAGCCAGGTGCAGATCCTCATCCTCGATGAGGCAGACCATATGCTGGACCTGGGTTTTATCCGTGATATCCGCGATGTGCTGAAGCACCTGCCGCGCCGCCACCAGACCTTGTTCTTCTCCGCCACCATTGATGAAGAGATCAAGGACCTGGCATACTCCATTGTACGCAACGCGATCCGTATCCAGATCTCGCCGCAGGACCCGGTATCCAAGAACGTAACGCATGCCGTGTCTTACATTGCCATGGATGACAAGCGCTTTTTCCTGGAACGCATTGTAAAAGAATTCCCGGAGAAGAAAATACTGGTGTTTGTACGCACGAAGGTGAGGGCAGAGCGTGTAGCCGCCGCCATGGACCGCGTGGGCATTAAAACCCTGGTGATGCACGGCGGTAAAGAGCAGCAGGACCGCCTGAAAGTGATGGAAGAATTCAAGCAAGGCGATATAAAAGTACTGATCACCACCGATGTCAATGCGCGTGGTATTGACATCCCCAACGTGGATTATGTAGTGAACTATGACCTGCCGGAAGACCCGGAAAATTATGTGCACCGTGTAGGCCGTACCGGGCGCGGGGTACAAAAAGGGCAGGCCATTTCATTTTGCAGCGAGGAGGAGAAACCTATTCTTACGGAGATCCAGAAGTACCTGGGTAAAGACGTTCATGAAATGAAGATCGATAAGGATGATTACCGGGAAACGATCGTATTTTCTGAAGAAACACCCAATGATAACTGGCAGCTGCTGATAGACCAGCACAATGAGGAGCTGGAGAAACTGAAAAAGAAAAAGAAGAAGAAATAAAGAGCGCGAAGGCCTGCCATTCATTGGGAGGCCTTCGCGCTTTATGGGCATGAATGTGCAGTTATGCGGTAGCAGCGGGAGCCTTAATGTAAGAGAGCGCTGTTGCAGTCAACTCGTCTGCATACAGAAAGATATCATCGAGTGACTTCATCTCTTTTTTAGTTTCACTTTTTTCACTATCAAAAAGTCCGATATATTTTTTACTGGCGTTAAAGTGCATACGGCAGATCGGCTTTCTATTGTTATCGTCAAACAGGACGGCAAAGTAGGACTGGGAATCACGGTACGTGACCTGCGATACCGGAACTACCTTTCTCAGGATAGAGCGGACGATCTGGTATGCATCCAGTTCGTCTTGTGTAGTGACGATCTTTGGCTCCGTATCAGCTACTGGTTCCTTTGTCTCTGTGGTTTGCTGTTCATCGGTTTCCTGCGTTTTTAACGCTTGTTTAAGCCTTTCGGTAATGATGTCGTTAATGTAGATCTGGAAGGCCTTTTTAGTGAGGCTGCTGAATTGGTCCAGCACCTTTTGAGTCAGGATGCCGCCGGTATATACCTGCTTGGCAAAGTGTCTCACAAAGTCACTGGAGGGGTTATTTAATTCTCCGTGCAACAGGTTTTTCAATAAGCCAAGATATTTCAACTCACTGGCTGTGGATACAATGGTCTCCGTGTTGAAATAGTTCTTGTGGAACTTTTTCAACTCTTCTATTTGGTTGTCCTTGATATCCTGGAGATCAAATATAAAAAATGGCTTTTCATCCATTTTATTTGCCTCTTCCAGATCCGTATAAAACCTGGATTCAAAGCCATTTGTCAGTATGGAGAACTTAGCCTTGGTGGTGTGGAAATAACGGAAAAGCTGGCTGTTGTGCGGATCAAGGTTGGATGACCAGTGTTTACATTCGATCAGGATCATGGGCTGGCCATCCTTTACGATCGCATAATCAACTTTCTCTCCTTTTTTAATGCCCAGGTCTGCCACAAATTCAGGTACTACTTCCATAGGATTGAACACATCGTAACCCAATGCCTGTATAAAAGGCATTACGAACGAATGTTTAGTTGCTTCTTCTGTTTGTACGAGTTCTTTGTTCTTGATGATCCTGTCAGCAAGTTGTTTGATGATGTCTTTGAAATCCATGAGATAAATTGTGGGGTAAAAAATAATAATGATAGGGTGTTAGAACGCGGAGTAGGAGGGACTAACAATCAATTAAAAATAATAAAAAATGGGAGCTGGCAGGATAACACATTTGTGTTAGCGTCCTTTGGTGCCAATGATTTATAACGCCAGTTGAACACCGTGGCATGGGCATCGTAGTTGTTACAGCCTCCTTCACATAACCCCCTATTTCCCCGCATCTGTCCGGGCTTCAATCACCTGTTGTATACTATCCGCCACATTGGACAACAGATCATAACCCGTGGCAGCTTCAATCGCGTCTACGGTGGTGAGGTATTGTGTCCAATCGCTGTTGAGGGTATTGATATTGGGGGTGTTCACCGCAATGACGCGGGTACTGCTGTTCATGCGGGCCAGGTCATGGTCACCATCGGGCAGCACGATCACTACTTTCCAGATCTGTGATGGCACCATTACGTGCCCGTTGTCAATAGCGGTGAGGGTGCCCTTGCTGCCGGTGCCGGTACTCCCATAGCTGCCCATGATCACGTACACTTCATTACCGGCCTTTACCAGGCTACGGATATAGTTTTCAAAACTGGCCCAGGTATGCTGGTTGTTATTGGGTGCCTGGGGCATCATGTTGCTCATGAGGAATGTAGCAGAATTGGCCGCGCTGGTAGCGGTGCGGTCGGCGGATGGGCAGTTGTGCCCCCGGTCAAAGCCGCTGCCCACATAGCTCCTGTCAGATACATGATACCAGCCCGCAGGCAGGGCGCTGTCTGGCCGGAAATTATTGGCCCGGCTCTGTGAGCCAAGATCATCCTTGCTAATATGCCAGCTCACCCAATTGGGTTTGCCTGTGCTGCGGTTATAGCACAGCGTGTAGTAAGGTTTCTGCATCAGGTAGTTATTGGCACTGGCTGTGTCTGGGGTGGCCTTGCTGGGATTGCCCATCAGCATGTTGTCATTGTCTGCCGGGGCAGGCGTAAAGAAAGGCTGGGGGCGGCTGCCCTGTGCACGGCGTATGTGCTTGTTACACGCGGTGAGCAGGAGGGTGCAGCAGAGCAGGCTGAAAAGCAGTGGGCGTCCGGGTCGCATAGTCATTAACATAAGTACGCTCAAAAGTAAGCTGGCATCGCGCAGGCTATCTGCGTGGGTGTTTTTATTATAAACGCACGATAGCGGATAAACTTGTATTACGGAATTGTTAACTCCTTTGTTGCAATAGTTGCGCCGCTTTTTACGCGTGTACTGCAAGTGGATTCCAACAGATCTTATTGCGCCATATCGGTCCCAAACCGCAGGGAAAACGTGTGCCTGGTAACCACCGGTGGCCATTGTTTGCTTGTTCAACTTTCACCATAAACCAAATCAATTCCATGAAACATCATGTTCTCCTGGCTGCGGCTGCGTTGCTGTCCTCCACTGCATTTGTTAGCTGCTCCAAACAGTCATCTGGAGATGTGCTGCCCGCAAATGAACTGGCTGTAACCCAATCCGGCACTGCATTGCAGGCTGCCGGCACCGTGTACCTTAACAACTGGATGAGCGCCATCGATGACAGCCGCAACCTGTCCTCCCTGAGCATTCCCGGTACGCACGACAGTGGTGCGCGCTTTGAGCCCATCGGCGGTACGGCAAAGTGCCAGAACCTCACCATTGCGGACCAGCTGAACAACGGCATCCGCTTCCTGGATATCCGCTGCCGCCACATTGATGATGCATTTGCCATTCATCACGGTTCCATTTACCAGAACATGAATTTTGACGACGTGCTCACCGCCTGTCAAACCTTTATGCAGGCGCATCCTACGGAGGCCATCATCATGAGCGTAAAGGAAGAATACGACGCTTCTAACACCACCCGCACCTTCGAGGCTACGTTCGACAGCTATGTGGCCCGCTACCCCGGCCTGTTTTCCCTGACCGCTACCATGCCCACCCTGGGCGATGCCCGTGGCAAGATCGTGCTGCTGCGCCGTTTCAGTGCCACCGGCACACCTAAAGGCATTGATGCTACCAACTGGGCGGATAACACCACCTTCACCATCAGCAATGCAGTGACCGCGCGCGTGCAGGACAACTACGTGGTGCCGGATAATAACGCTAAGTGGACCAACATTACCAACCTGCTTACAGAAGCCAGGAATGGCGCGGCTTCCACACTGTATATCAATTTCTGCAGCGGTTACAAATCACTCATCTTCGGTATTCCCAGCATCACTACGGTGTCTAATGCCATCAACCCGCAGGTGGTGAGCTACTTCACGGCAAACACCCATGGCCGTTATGGCATGGTGCTGTGCGACTTTGCCGATTCTACCAAGGCTACTTTGATCAAGAATACTAACTTCTAGGAAAAGAGCAACTGTGTGTGAGCATTGCCGGTCCCTCAAAAGACCGGCAATGTCATTTTTTATCGTAACTTCCGGGAGGATTAAAATGTAGCTGTGTCATGGAACAGACAATGAATTTTCAATGGTATGTGGAATATTATGATCAACTTTTACACGACCCTAACCCGCCCGCGCCTTACAACGATCCCAAATACATTGACTTTACAAAACTGAACCTCACGCACATGAACCGCTGGATGCGCAGCGGGGTACTGCTGCCGGAAGCAAAGGAAATGGCGGCAAAGATCACCGCACCACAGCACTGGATCGTGATCACGGAGGCCTGGTGTGCCGATGCGGCCAATACCATTCCCTTCCTGCGCATGATCGCACAACTGAGTGAGCATGTCACCGTTACATATGAACTGCGCGATAGCCCGCCTTACCGCATCAACAATTACCTTACCGGTACCAGTAAATCCATTCCCAAGCTCATTATCCGCAACCGGGAAGAGGAAGACCTGTTGGTATGGGGCCCGCGTCCCGCGGAATGCCAGGCTTTGTATCTTAAGCTGGCCGCAG
Proteins encoded:
- a CDS encoding DEAD/DEAH box helicase, encoding MKFEQYHISPDVKKSLAELGFRRPTDIQYKAIPSILKGDDVLAIAQTGTGKTAAFAIPVLHMLQQQRRPTGRNEVRCLVMVPTRELAVQISGVFQQLGQYTELSILGLFGGVEQAAQVAQLKKGVDVLIATPGRMFDLINQEHIDLSQVQILILDEADHMLDLGFIRDIRDVLKHLPRRHQTLFFSATIDEEIKDLAYSIVRNAIRIQISPQDPVSKNVTHAVSYIAMDDKRFFLERIVKEFPEKKILVFVRTKVRAERVAAAMDRVGIKTLVMHGGKEQQDRLKVMEEFKQGDIKVLITTDVNARGIDIPNVDYVVNYDLPEDPENYVHRVGRTGRGVQKGQAISFCSEEEKPILTEIQKYLGKDVHEMKIDKDDYRETIVFSEETPNDNWQLLIDQHNEELEKLKKKKKKK
- a CDS encoding type I restriction endonuclease encodes the protein MDFKDIIKQLADRIIKNKELVQTEEATKHSFVMPFIQALGYDVFNPMEVVPEFVADLGIKKGEKVDYAIVKDGQPMILIECKHWSSNLDPHNSQLFRYFHTTKAKFSILTNGFESRFYTDLEEANKMDEKPFFIFDLQDIKDNQIEELKKFHKNYFNTETIVSTASELKYLGLLKNLLHGELNNPSSDFVRHFAKQVYTGGILTQKVLDQFSSLTKKAFQIYINDIITERLKQALKTQETDEQQTTETKEPVADTEPKIVTTQDELDAYQIVRSILRKVVPVSQVTYRDSQSYFAVLFDDNNRKPICRMHFNASKKYIGLFDSEKSETKKEMKSLDDIFLYADELTATALSYIKAPAATA
- a CDS encoding DNA/RNA non-specific endonuclease gives rise to the protein MRPGRPLLFSLLCCTLLLTACNKHIRRAQGSRPQPFFTPAPADNDNMLMGNPSKATPDTASANNYLMQKPYYTLCYNRSTGKPNWVSWHISKDDLGSQSRANNFRPDSALPAGWYHVSDRSYVGSGFDRGHNCPSADRTATSAANSATFLMSNMMPQAPNNNQHTWASFENYIRSLVKAGNEVYVIMGSYGSTGTGSKGTLTAIDNGHVMVPSQIWKVVIVLPDGDHDLARMNSSTRVIAVNTPNINTLNSDWTQYLTTVDAIEAATGYDLLSNVADSIQQVIEARTDAGK
- a CDS encoding phosphatidylinositol-specific phospholipase C; translation: MKHHVLLAAAALLSSTAFVSCSKQSSGDVLPANELAVTQSGTALQAAGTVYLNNWMSAIDDSRNLSSLSIPGTHDSGARFEPIGGTAKCQNLTIADQLNNGIRFLDIRCRHIDDAFAIHHGSIYQNMNFDDVLTACQTFMQAHPTEAIIMSVKEEYDASNTTRTFEATFDSYVARYPGLFSLTATMPTLGDARGKIVLLRRFSATGTPKGIDATNWADNTTFTISNAVTARVQDNYVVPDNNAKWTNITNLLTEARNGAASTLYINFCSGYKSLIFGIPSITTVSNAINPQVVSYFTANTHGRYGMVLCDFADSTKATLIKNTNF
- a CDS encoding thioredoxin family protein gives rise to the protein MEQTMNFQWYVEYYDQLLHDPNPPAPYNDPKYIDFTKLNLTHMNRWMRSGVLLPEAKEMAAKITAPQHWIVITEAWCADAANTIPFLRMIAQLSEHVTVTYELRDSPPYRINNYLTGTSKSIPKLIIRNREEEDLLVWGPRPAECQALYLKLAAEKAPFETVKVEIQKWYNRDAGRTFQQELVAGLTPYL